A single region of the Triticum dicoccoides isolate Atlit2015 ecotype Zavitan chromosome 2B, WEW_v2.0, whole genome shotgun sequence genome encodes:
- the LOC119368656 gene encoding uncharacterized protein LOC119368656 yields the protein MRNHKGWSKNSRRDKVIFLFLSRAVPDGDFSRNRQRAGDGRRRGHGAGGRGARPWCGARRRAGGRVRGASGWHDQGPRLSLDRGSGPWPLLTEPRTPVEGGSTRPRSRRRGLCHAAMMQAAAAQSSSYLRGPTIGQIRTTTNVLVEKKFSSSSTFDFPLMEFTGVENRWSCRRSPPRALQFVWAPPTSGTAVTPTTARQRAPRVGGACRILPSAMDFVRLSRAILWPISSAG from the exons ATGAGAAACCACAAGGGTTGGAGTAAAAACAGCCGAAGAGATAAGGTTATCTTCCTTTTTCTCTCAAGAGCGGTTCCTGATGGGGATTTCTCCCGTAACCGCCAGCGTGCAGGAGACGGGAGGCGGCGCGGCCATGGCGCCGGCGGGCGCGGCGCACGGCCATGGTGTGGGGCGCGTCGCAGAGCAGGCGGACGGGTGCGGGGCGCGTCGGGCTGGCACGACCAGGGGCCACGACTCTCCTTGGACCGAGGATCCGGGCCGTGGCCCTTGCTGACGGAGCCACGGACGCCGGTGGAGGGCGGGTCGACGCGACCACGTAGCCGCCGTCGTGGGCTCTGCCACGCCGCGATGATGCAGGCTGCGGCCGCACAATCATCTTCATACCTCCGCGGTCCAACGATAGGACAGATACGCACGACGACGAATGTCCTTGTGGAGAAGAA ATTCAGTTCTTCTTCCACTTTTGATTTTCCTCTCATGGAGTTCACTGGAGTTGAAAATCGCTGGAGTTGCCGCCGCTCTCCGCCGAGGGCACTGCAATTCGTGTGGGCTCCTCCGACGTCTGGTACAGCAGTGACGCCGACCACCGCAAGGCAGCGGGCACCGCGCGTGGGAGGTGCCTGCCGGATTTTACCATCGGCAATGGATTTTGTGCGCCTGAGTCGCGCGATCCTGTGGCCTATTAGCTCAGCTGGTTAG